A stretch of the Streptomyces sp. NBC_01428 genome encodes the following:
- a CDS encoding flavin monoamine oxidase family protein, whose amino-acid sequence MTSTVPNAVQHADVQQPPITMFGPDFPYAYDDFLEHPAGLGQIPATEHGTEVAVIGGGLSGIVAAYELMKMGLKPVVYEADEIGGRLRTVGFEGCDPSLTAEMGAMRFPPSSTALQHYIDLVGLTTRPFPNPLAESTPSTVVDLKGESHYATSVDDLPQVYRDVMNAWNACLEDGADFSDMNQAMRERDVPRIREIWAKLVEKLDNQTFYGFLCDSESFKSFRHREIFGQVGFGTGGWDTDFPNSILEILRVVYTEADDHHRGIVGGSQQLPLRLWEREPEKIVHWAYGTSLSSLHDGTPRPAVTRLHRTAGNGITVTDANGDIRTFKAAIFTAQSWMLLSKIACDDSLFPIDHWTAIERTHYMESSKLFVPVDRPFWLDKAVDDKGNPTGRDVMSMTLTDRMTRGTYLLDEGPDKPAVICLSYTWCDDSLKWLPLSASERMEVMLKSLGEIYPNVDIRAHIIGNPVTVSWENEPYFMGAFKANLPGHYRYQRRLFTHFMQDGLPEDKRGIFLAGDDISWTAGWAEGAVQTALNAVWGVMHQLGGTTDPTNPGPGDVYDEIAPVELPED is encoded by the coding sequence ATGACGTCCACCGTGCCCAACGCCGTCCAGCACGCCGACGTGCAGCAGCCGCCGATCACCATGTTCGGCCCGGACTTCCCCTACGCCTACGACGACTTCCTCGAGCACCCCGCGGGCCTCGGACAGATACCCGCGACCGAGCACGGCACCGAGGTCGCCGTCATCGGCGGCGGACTCTCCGGCATCGTGGCCGCGTACGAGCTGATGAAGATGGGCCTCAAGCCCGTCGTGTACGAGGCCGACGAGATCGGCGGCCGGCTGCGCACCGTCGGCTTCGAGGGCTGCGACCCCTCGCTGACCGCCGAGATGGGCGCGATGCGCTTCCCGCCCTCCTCCACGGCCCTCCAGCACTACATCGACCTGGTGGGTCTCACCACCCGCCCCTTCCCCAACCCGCTCGCGGAGTCCACGCCCTCGACGGTCGTCGACCTCAAGGGCGAGTCCCACTACGCGACCTCCGTCGACGACCTGCCGCAGGTCTACCGCGACGTGATGAACGCCTGGAACGCCTGTCTGGAGGACGGCGCCGACTTCTCCGACATGAACCAGGCGATGCGGGAGCGCGACGTGCCGCGCATCCGGGAGATCTGGGCGAAGCTCGTCGAGAAGCTCGACAACCAGACCTTCTACGGGTTCCTCTGCGACTCGGAGTCCTTCAAGTCCTTCCGGCACCGGGAGATCTTCGGCCAGGTCGGCTTCGGCACCGGCGGCTGGGACACCGACTTCCCGAACTCCATCCTGGAGATCCTGCGCGTCGTCTACACCGAGGCCGACGACCACCACCGCGGCATCGTCGGCGGCTCCCAGCAGCTCCCGCTGCGCCTGTGGGAGCGCGAGCCGGAGAAGATCGTCCACTGGGCTTACGGCACCTCGCTGTCGTCGCTGCACGACGGCACCCCGCGCCCGGCCGTGACCCGGCTGCACCGCACCGCGGGCAACGGCATCACCGTCACCGACGCGAACGGCGACATCCGGACCTTCAAGGCCGCGATCTTCACCGCCCAGTCCTGGATGCTGCTCTCCAAGATCGCCTGCGACGACTCGCTCTTCCCGATCGACCACTGGACCGCGATCGAGCGCACCCACTACATGGAGAGCTCCAAGCTCTTCGTCCCCGTCGACCGGCCGTTCTGGCTCGACAAGGCCGTCGACGACAAGGGGAATCCGACCGGCCGGGACGTCATGTCGATGACCCTCACCGACCGCATGACGCGCGGCACCTACCTCCTGGACGAGGGCCCGGACAAGCCCGCCGTCATCTGCCTCTCGTACACGTGGTGCGACGACAGCCTGAAGTGGCTGCCGCTGTCCGCGAGCGAGCGCATGGAGGTCATGCTGAAGTCGCTCGGCGAGATCTATCCGAACGTCGACATCCGGGCGCACATCATCGGCAACCCGGTGACGGTGTCCTGGGAGAACGAGCCCTACTTCATGGGCGCCTTCAAGGCCAACCTGCCGGGCCACTACCGCTACCAGCGCCGTCTGTTCACGCACTTCATGCAGGACGGACTGCCCGAGGACAAGCGGGGCATCTTCCTCGCCGGCGACGACATCTCCTGGACGGCCGGCTGGGCCGAGGGCGCCGTCCAGACCGCGCTGAACGCGGTCTGGGGCGTCATGCACCAGCTCGGCGGCACGACCGACCCGACCAACCCCGGGCCCGGTGACGTCTACGACGAGATCGCGCCCGTCGAACTCCCCGAGGACTAG
- a CDS encoding carbon-nitrogen hydrolase family protein, with protein sequence MRTALLQSSGRPGSVAENLKVLDDAAGRAAAAGAGLLVTAEMFLTGYAIGDDIGRLAEPADGDSADAVAEIAGRHGVAVAYGYPERGHGEDSPADGDTADVYNSVQLISADGTRLANYRKTHLFGCFERDHFTPGDRPVVQAELNGLRVGLMICYDVEFPENVRAHALAGTDLLLVPTAQMHPFQFVAESVVPVRAFENQMYVAYVNRTGPEGEFEFVGLSTLAGPDGVARARAGRGEELVLGDADPVLLAASRETNPYLQDRRPGLYGSLV encoded by the coding sequence ATGCGCACAGCCCTGCTCCAGAGCTCCGGCCGCCCCGGCTCGGTCGCCGAGAACCTCAAGGTGCTCGACGACGCCGCGGGCCGCGCCGCCGCAGCGGGCGCAGGGCTCCTCGTGACCGCCGAGATGTTCCTCACCGGCTACGCCATCGGCGACGACATCGGCCGCCTCGCCGAACCCGCCGACGGCGACTCGGCCGACGCGGTCGCCGAGATCGCCGGGCGGCACGGCGTGGCCGTCGCCTACGGCTACCCCGAGCGCGGGCACGGCGAGGACTCCCCGGCCGACGGCGACACGGCCGACGTGTACAACTCCGTCCAGCTGATCTCCGCCGACGGGACCCGGCTCGCGAACTACCGCAAGACCCATCTCTTCGGCTGCTTCGAGCGCGACCACTTCACGCCCGGCGACCGGCCCGTCGTGCAGGCGGAGCTGAACGGCCTCCGGGTCGGCCTCATGATCTGCTACGACGTCGAGTTCCCGGAGAACGTCCGCGCGCACGCCCTCGCCGGCACCGACCTGCTGCTCGTCCCGACCGCGCAGATGCACCCCTTCCAGTTCGTCGCGGAGTCCGTCGTCCCCGTCCGCGCCTTCGAGAACCAGATGTACGTCGCGTACGTCAACCGCACGGGCCCGGAAGGGGAGTTCGAGTTCGTCGGGCTCTCCACGCTGGCCGGCCCCGACGGAGTCGCCCGGGCCCGCGCCGGCCGCGGTGAGGAACTGGTCCTCGGCGACGCCGACCCCGTCCTGCTCGCGGCCTCGCGCGAGACGAACCCGTACCTCCAGGACCGCCGCCCCGGCCTCTACGGGTCCCTCGTCTGA
- a CDS encoding LLM class F420-dependent oxidoreductase: protein MATRLGLALPQMRQYDIGRDVPDVARTAETIGYDSLWVFERALFPEPATQGLYGIEGLPWPDTYRGVADPLVTLALAAAVTERALLGTSVLVAPLHLPFQLAKSLATLDAASGGRVVAGLGTGWSHDEYAAASPRPFEDRGRVLDEVIEVCRAVWGPDPVVYEGDLTRIASAVVGPKPARPIPVLLAANTGRARRRLVDHADGWMPIGMGVDQLTAQWRALQELAAERGRTDPLRTVLRTNVRYTAKGHEGGDRQPFHGGVDQIVEDLVAHAAIGLDEIFLDLQSTVRDAEELKDVAAAVYEAARAAGV, encoded by the coding sequence ATGGCGACGCGACTCGGTCTGGCCCTCCCCCAGATGAGGCAGTACGACATCGGACGGGACGTGCCCGACGTGGCACGCACCGCCGAGACGATCGGCTACGACAGCCTGTGGGTCTTCGAACGCGCCCTGTTCCCGGAGCCCGCCACCCAGGGGCTGTACGGCATCGAGGGGCTGCCCTGGCCGGACACCTACCGCGGGGTCGCCGACCCGCTGGTCACCCTGGCGCTCGCCGCCGCCGTCACCGAGCGCGCCCTGCTCGGCACCAGTGTCCTGGTCGCCCCGCTGCACCTCCCCTTCCAGCTCGCCAAGTCCCTCGCCACGCTCGACGCGGCGAGCGGCGGCCGGGTCGTCGCGGGCCTGGGCACGGGCTGGTCGCACGACGAGTACGCGGCGGCGTCACCGCGCCCCTTCGAGGACCGCGGCCGGGTCCTCGACGAGGTGATCGAGGTGTGCCGCGCGGTCTGGGGCCCCGACCCGGTGGTCTACGAGGGCGACCTCACCCGGATCGCCTCGGCCGTGGTCGGCCCCAAGCCCGCCCGGCCGATCCCCGTCCTGCTCGCCGCGAACACCGGCAGGGCACGGCGCCGGCTGGTGGACCACGCCGACGGGTGGATGCCGATCGGCATGGGCGTGGACCAACTGACCGCGCAGTGGCGCGCGTTGCAGGAGCTGGCCGCCGAGCGCGGGCGCACCGACCCGCTCCGTACGGTCCTGCGGACGAACGTGCGCTACACCGCGAAGGGCCACGAGGGCGGGGACCGGCAGCCCTTCCACGGCGGGGTCGACCAGATCGTGGAGGACCTCGTCGCGCACGCCGCGATCGGCCTGGACGAGATCTTCCTCGACCTGCAGAGCACGGTCCGGGACGCCGAGGAGCTCAAGGACGTGGCCGCCGCCGTGTACGAGGCGGCGCGGGCGGCCGGCGTCTGA